From Vicinamibacterales bacterium:
ATTACCGGCAAGCGCAGCAACCTCGCTCACCTTCCGGCGGTGGAATTCCTGCAGGGGGATCTCGCCGATCTGCCGTTTGCCCAGCGCGCCGTGCAGGGGGTGGACTACGTCCTGCACCAAGCGGCCATTCCGTCTGTCCCCCGATCGGTCAAGGATCCGATTGCCTCGAACCGTGCCAACGTCGAGGCGACCCTCAACGTGCTGGTGGCGGCGCGCGACGCCGGCGTGAAGCGCCTGGTCTTCGCCGGGTCGTCTTCCGCGTACGGGAACGCGCCGACCCTGCCCAAGCACGAGGGCATGCCGAACAGCCCGCTCTCCCCCTACGCGCTGCAGAAGGTGATCGGCGAGCAGTACCTGCAGATGTTCACGACGCTCTATGGGCTTGAGACGGTGTCGATCCGCTACTTCAACGTGTTCGGACCGCGCCAGGATCCCTCGTCGCCCTATTCCGGTGTGATTTCCGTGTTCGCGACGGCGCTGCTCGCCAATCGTTCGCCGACCATCCACGGCGACGGCGGACAGACCCGCGACTTCACCTACGTCGCCAACGTCGTCGACGGCGTGCTGCGCGCCTGCGAGGCACCCGGGGCGAGCGGCGAAGTCATCAACGTCGCGACCGGCGGCCGCATCTCGCTCAACGAACTGTTCTCGAAGATGCGCGACCTCGCCGGCGCGACGGCCGAGCCGACCTACGTCGAGACCCGGGCCGGCGACGTCCGCGACTCG
This genomic window contains:
- a CDS encoding SDR family oxidoreductase encodes the protein MSTYLVTGGAGFIGSHLSEELLRRGHAVRVADSLITGKRSNLAHLPAVEFLQGDLADLPFAQRAVQGVDYVLHQAAIPSVPRSVKDPIASNRANVEATLNVLVAARDAGVKRLVFAGSSSAYGNAPTLPKHEGMPNSPLSPYALQKVIGEQYLQMFTTLYGLETVSIRYFNVFGPRQDPSSPYSGVISVFATALLANRSPTIHGDGGQTRDFTYVANVVDGVLRACEAPGASGEVINVATGGRISLNELFSKMRDLAGATAEPTYVETRAGDVRDSQADIAKASRLLGYTPIVSFEEGLSRTLDWYRSEAVV